The region GCCGCGCAGGAAGAGATAGATCGCGACGATGCCGATGACGGGAAACAGCCACTGCATGATGATCGACGGGATCGTCAGGTAATCGGCCAGGGTGTCGCCGACGGACCGGTCGGGCCTTGCGATGTCGTAGGCGTCCTGGACCTGCTGCTGCTCCGGCGCCTCGACGCTTTCCGGCGCAGGGCGGAACCGACGCAGCAGCGAGAAGACGGTGACCGCGACGACCGCCAGCACGACGATCTCCCCGAAGGTGTCGAAGCCGCGGAAATCGACCAGGATGACGTTGACGATGTTGCGCCCGCCTCCCTCCGCATAGGCGTTCTCGACGAAGTAGCGCGAGACCGTGTCGGGGAGCGGCCGCGTGAGCATCGCGTAGGCGACCAGCGACATGCCCGCGCCGGCCGCGACGGCCAGCATCAGGTCCCGGGCGCGGCGCACCCTCGCGCGGATCCCCATCGACAGATCGTCGCCCGCCGTCTCGATCCGCTTCGGCAGCCAACGCAGGCCGAGAAGGATCAGCACCGTCGTGACGATCTCGACGAGGAGCTGCGTGATGGCGAGGTCGGGGGCCGAGAACCACACGAAGGTGATGCAGGTGACGAGACCCGCGCCGCCCACGAGCACCAGGGCCGCGAGACGATGGAACTTGGCCTGATGGGCGGCCCCGATGGCGCAGAGGCCGCCGACGACCCAGAGCAGGAGAAAGGCAGGGTCGAAGGCGAGGTCCGGCCGTGACCCGACCTCGAGCCCGTGCCGGTAGAGCGGCCACAGGGCCGCCAAGACCGCGAAGGCGACCAGCAGACGCAATTGCGGCTGGAGGCGCTGGGTGGCGAACAGGCGCTCCAGCGACCGCGCCCACCGCCACGACACCTCGACGAGCACGCGCTCGAAGATGCGCTGTCCCTTGAGGCGACGTATCAGGGGCGGGCCTTCGATGCCCTTGGCGAGATATCCCTGCAGCAGCCAGTACAGGATCAGGCCGCCGGCCAGGGCGATCACGCTCATGAGCAGGGGCTCGTTGAAGCCGTGCCAGACGGCAAGGCTGTAATACGGGGTCTCAGGCCCCAGGACCGCCCAAACGGCCGCCGCGAGGAACGGCTTGATGGTCATGGCCGGAAGAATGCCGACGAGCAGGCACACCAGGACCAAAAGCTCGATGGGGAAGCGCATCCAGTGCGGCGGCTCGTGCGGGATGCGCGGCAGGTCTGTCGGCGGTGGGCCGAAGAACACGCCGTGGATGAAGCGCAGGGAATAGGCGACGCTGAAGGCACTCGCCAGCATGGCGAAGTAGGGCAGGGAATCGTCCAGCAGCGAATCCACGTGGGACTCGGCTGCTTCGGCGAAGAACATCTCCTTCGACAGGAAGCCGTTGAGGAGCGGCACGCCGGCCATGGCGGCGGCCGCGACCATCGCGAGGGTCGCGGTGATCGGCATGAACCGGAACAGGCCGCTCAGGCGCCTGATGTCGCGGGTGCCGGTCTCGTGGTCGATGATGCCGGCGGCCATGAAGAGCGAGGCCTTGAAGGTCGCATGGTTCATGGTGTGGAAGATGGCGGCGACCGCCGCGAGCGGGCTGCCGAGGCCGAGGAGCAGGGTGATCAGGCCGAGATGGCTGATGGTGGAATAGGCCAGCAATCCTTTCAGATCCTGCTGGAAGATGGCCGAGTATGCTCCGAGCAGCAGCGTGC is a window of Microvirga lotononidis DNA encoding:
- a CDS encoding monovalent cation/H+ antiporter subunit A is translated as MSSGLPLLAIVALPFIGSLVATFLRQDARNGAAFLAGAVALFGAILTAFQYPAVGRGGVLHAIIPWIPSLGLDFSLRMDGFTWLFSMLVTSIGFLVALYARYYMSPADPVPRFFAFLLAFMGAMLGIVLSGNLIQLVFFWELTSLFSFLLIGYWHHNASARDGARMALTVTATGGLCLLVGVLLLGHIAGSYDLDKVLASGDQVRASSLYLPTLILVLLGALTKSAQFPFHFWLPHAMAAPTPVSAYLHSATMVKAGVFLLTLLWPVLSGTEAWFYIVVTAGLSTLLLGAYSAIFQQDLKGLLAYSTISHLGLITLLLGLGSPLAAVAAIFHTMNHATFKASLFMAAGIIDHETGTRDIRRLSGLFRFMPITATLAMVAAAAMAGVPLLNGFLSKEMFFAEAAESHVDSLLDDSLPYFAMLASAFSVAYSLRFIHGVFFGPPPTDLPRIPHEPPHWMRFPIELLVLVCLLVGILPAMTIKPFLAAAVWAVLGPETPYYSLAVWHGFNEPLLMSVIALAGGLILYWLLQGYLAKGIEGPPLIRRLKGQRIFERVLVEVSWRWARSLERLFATQRLQPQLRLLVAFAVLAALWPLYRHGLEVGSRPDLAFDPAFLLLWVVGGLCAIGAAHQAKFHRLAALVLVGGAGLVTCITFVWFSAPDLAITQLLVEIVTTVLILLGLRWLPKRIETAGDDLSMGIRARVRRARDLMLAVAAGAGMSLVAYAMLTRPLPDTVSRYFVENAYAEGGGRNIVNVILVDFRGFDTFGEIVVLAVVAVTVFSLLRRFRPAPESVEAPEQQQVQDAYDIARPDRSVGDTLADYLTIPSIIMQWLFPVIGIVAIYLFLRGHDLPGGGFAAGVTMSIALILQYMAGGTRWLEARLRILPIRWMGFGLLCAAFTGLGALLFGYPFLTSHFQYLDLPVIGKVPAASALLFDLGVFAVVVGATVLILIALAHQSLRVPRAARPPVPTAPSGLTKENA